The Leucoraja erinacea ecotype New England unplaced genomic scaffold, Leri_hhj_1 Leri_1399S, whole genome shotgun sequence DNA window tgaggccagttcatcggctatatttaagagggagttagatgtggccttgtggctaaagggatcagggggtatggagagaaggcaggtacaggatactgagttggatgatcagccatgatcatattgaatggcgaatggtgcaggctcgaagggccgaatggcctactgttgcacctattttctatgtttctatgagacccttcttcagactgatgtgggggggggagcaggTAGAAGAAAGGAACAGGCGGAgaaagtgggctgtgggagagctggaaaggggagggggaagacggagtaagcagggactacctgaaattggaaaagtcaatgttcataccgctggggtgtaaactacccatgcgaaatatgatgtgttgctcctccaatttacgctgggactcactctggccatggaggaggcccaggacagataggtcggattgggattgggaatgggagggggagttgaagtgctgagccaccggcagatgtggttggttattgcgaactgataTATTGCATCTGCAGTTAtgtttcaagtgagtttattgtcatgtgtccctgtataggacaataaaattcttgcttagcttcatcacaacagaacatagtaggcatttactacaaaacagatcagtgtgtccatataccattatataaatatatacccacatgaataaataaactgataaagtgcaaatagcagaaagtggttattaataatcagagtattgtccgagccaggtttaatagcctgatggctgtggggaagctattcctgaacctggtagttgcagtcttcaggctcctgtacattctacctgaaggtagcagggagatgagtgtgtggccaggatggtgtgggtctttgatgatactgccagcctttttgaggcagcgactgtgataaatcccctcgatggaaggaatgtCAGagccgatggactgggcagtgtttactgctttttgtagtattttcctctccagggcgctcaagttgccgaaccaagccacgatgcaaccggtcagcatgctctatactgtgcacctgtagaagttagagagagtcttccttgacaaaccgaatctccgtaatcttctcagtttACGCGTGGTGTCAGTGTAACCATtgtacattgaaacatagaagcacAGATAATAAGTGCAGTAGTataccattcggcacttcgagcctgcaccgccattcaacatgatcatggctgatcatccaactcagtatcctgtacctgccctctctccatacccccctgatcccttcaaccacaagggccgcatctaactcccttttaaggttaagagggaagtcttttgggaccgagatgagaaaatattttttttacacagagagtggtgaatatgtggaatgctctgccacagaaggtagttgaggccagttcattggctatattaaagagggagttacaatgtggcccttggggctaaagggatcgggggtatggagagaaggcagggatgggatactgagttggatgatcagccatgatcagatcgaatggcggtgcaggctcgaagggccaaatggcctctagtcctgcacctattttctatgtatctatgttaaatataaccaatgaactggcctcaacaaccttccctggcagagaattccacagattcaccactctgtgtgtgtgaaaaaaaatgtttttttcatctcggtcctaaaagatttcccccttatccttaacctgtgaccatTTTTGTACTATttatttggtatgctagcctttataaatcagagcattgagtatagaagctgggatgtaatgttaaaattgtacaaggtattggtgagaccaaatctggagtatggtgtacaattttggtcgcccaattatcggaaggatgtcaacaaaatagagagagtacagaggagatttactagaatgttgcctgggtttcaacaactaagttacagagataggttgaataagttaggtctttattctctgagcgcagaaggttaaggggggacctgatagaggtctttaaaatgatgagagggatagacagagttgatgtggacaagcttttccctttgagaatagggaagattcaaacaagaggacatgacttcagaattaagggacagaagtttaggggtaatatgagggggaacttctttacgcagagagtggtggcggtgtggaatgagctcccagtggaagtggtggaggcaggttcattggtatcatttaaaaataaattggataggcatatggatgagaagggaatggagggttatggtacgagtgcaggctggtgggactaaggggaaaacatttgttcggcatggacttgtagggccgagatggcctgtttccgtgctgtaattgttatatggttatatggttattcgctAACAGTTGTACTGTATATGTGCCTACAGTTAACATTGTCGCCATAGTGATCCTGTCGCGGGGGAGGTGCGGTCTATCCAGGTGTATCACTCTCTACCTGGTTGCCATGTCGGCGTCGGATCTGATGGTTCTCTTCACCGCCGTCATCCTACAACGCATCTCCGGCATTTACTTCCCCGGGAGTTACCTGTCGCTCACCTGGGTCTGCCGCATCAAGACCCCAGTCGCTTATGCGTGCAGAGAATCCTCCGTCTGGCTCACCGTCGCATTCACCTTCGATCGCTTCGTGGCCATTTGTTGCCGCAACTTCAAGGGCAAATACTGCACCAGAAAAACGGCGGCCCACGTCGTCGCCGTCATTGCAACTTTGAGCTTTTTGAAGCATATCGCCTTTTTGTTCCTTTACAACCCGCTGTACATCGCGGACAACCTGCCTTGGTATTGCAGATTAATCCCTAGTTATTATACCTCGCCGTGGTGGCGAGCGTACTCATATTTTAACCACGTCACCACCCCCCTGCTACCCTTCGTTCTCATATTGTTACTGAATGTCCTGACGGTCAAACACATCCTCACCGCCAGCAGAGTTCGGAAGTCATTGCGAGATAACTCTCTCCCCGGGAAAGGTCCTGACCCCGAGATGGAGAACCGCCGGAAGTCGATCGTGTTACTATTCAGCATTTCCGGCAACGTCATCCTGCTGTGGATGACTTACATGGTGCACTATTTGTACTCCCGGATCAGTAAAACGTATTCTTACTCCGGGTACAACGACCCGGTGTTTATTCTTTCGGAAGTGGGAAATATGCTTCTGCTTCTCAGTTGCTGCACCAACACCTTTATTTATACAGTGACCCAGAGTAAATTCAGAGATGAGCTGAAGACAGTGATAACGTATCCGTTCAGCCAGGTTGCTAAATGTGTTTAGTTGAATTCAGTTGGGTTGAGTTGAGTGGTTTAATTGAGTTGGGTTGAGTTGAGTGGTTGAATTGAGTTGGGTTGAGAGTTGAggggttgggttgagttgaggGGTTGAGTTGAGTTGGTTGAGTTGAggggttgggttgagttgaggggttgagttgagttgggttgagttgaggggttgagttgggttgggttgagttgagcGGTTGAATTAAGTTGAggggttgggttgagttgaggggttgagttgggttgagttAAGGTGTTGAAATAAGTTGAggggttgggttgagttgagttgaggggTTCAGTTGGGTTGAGTTGAGGGGTTGAATCAAGTTGAggggttgagttgagttgaggggTTGTGTTGGGTTGAGTTGAGGGGTTGAATTAAGTTGAggggttgggttgagttgaggggttgagttgggttgaggGTTGGGGTGAGGTGTGGAGTGGCGTTGTGTTGTGGGGTTGGGTTGAGGTTGAGGGGTTgagttgagttgggttgggttgaggggTTGAATTAAGTTTTTGGTTGGTTGGTTGAGGGAGTTGAGggggttgagttgggttgagttgggttggtTGAGTTGTTGGGTTGAGTTGAGTTGTTGAGTTGAGGGGTTGAATTAAGTGAGGAGGGGTTTGAGTTGAGGGGGTTGGGTTGAGGGGTGGTTGGGTTGAGGGTTGCGTTGAGTTGAGGGGTTTGGTTGAGTTGAGAGGGGTTGAGTTGAggggttgggttgagttgaggGGTTGTTTGAGTTGAGGGTTGAGTTGGTTGTTGAGGGGTTGAATTgagttgagttgggttgggttgggttgggttgagttgggttggtTGGATTATGTTGAggggttgggttgagttgaggggttgagttgagttgggttgggttgaggggTTGAATTAAGTTGAGGGGTTGGGTTGTGTTGAGGGGTTGAGTTGGGTTGCGTTGAGTGGTTGAATTGAGTTGAGGGGTTgagttgagttgggttgggttgaggggTTGAATCAAGTTGAGGGGTTGGGTTGAGTTGATGGGTTGAGTTG harbors:
- the LOC129715781 gene encoding probable G-protein coupled receptor 139 encodes the protein MHEAPKGAVYAIYYPVLVALGVPVNIVAIVILSRGRCGLSRCITLYLVAMSASDLMVLFTAVILQRISGIYFPGSYLSLTWVCRIKTPVAYACRESSVWLTVAFTFDRFVAICCRNFKGKYCTRKTAAHVVAVIATLSFLKHIAFLFLYNPLYIADNLPWYCRLIPSYYTSPWWRAYSYFNHVTTPLLPFVLILLLNVLTVKHILTASRVRKSLRDNSLPGKGPDPEMENRRKSIVLLFSISGNVILLWMTYMVHYLYSRISKTYSYSGYNDPVFILSEVGNMLLLLSCCTNTFIYTVTQSKFRDELKTVITYPFSQVAKCV